The following proteins are encoded in a genomic region of Dasypus novemcinctus isolate mDasNov1 chromosome 21, mDasNov1.1.hap2, whole genome shotgun sequence:
- the CFAP97D1 gene encoding sperm axonemal maintenance protein CFAP97D1 gives MNNSLDYLAYPVIVSNHRQSTNFRKKLDFGHYIFHKNRIQIVKPAVDTKPPLAHTHHILKLSKLQGEQKRIDKIEYENKQLCQKIANAHRGPAQVDCWNEYFSKSLNRETRNRELVRITMENQGILKRLGDRKPHYDRRASEIDWQNSRRYIRNTTRYLLFQDG, from the exons ATGAACAATTCCCTGGATTATCTGGCCTACCCTGTAATCGTCTCTAATCATAGGCAAAGTACAAACTTCAGGAAGAAACTGGACTTTGGCCACTACATATTTCACAAGAATAGAATACAAATAG TGAAGCCTGCCGTTGACACCAAACCACCATTGGCGCATAcacatcacattttaaaattgagcaAACTACAG GGTGAACAAAAGAGGATTGACAAAATCGAATACGAAAACAAGCAACTGTGCCAGAAAATCGCCAATGCCCACCGCGGCCCCGCCCAGGTGGACTGCTGGAACGAATACTTTTCCAAGAG CTTAAACAGAGAAACACGGAACCGGGAGCTAGTGAGAATCACCATGGAAAACCAGGGCATTCTGAAGAGGCTTGGTGATCGCAAACCGCACTATGACCGCAGGGCATCCGAGATAGACTGGCAG aactCAAGGCGCTATATCAGAAATACAACAAGATATCTTCTCTTCCAAGATGGCTAG
- the DUSP3 gene encoding dual specificity protein phosphatase 3 isoform X2, which translates to MRKLKLRAALMLLKTLKQGRAAAMAGPLELSVQDLNDLLSDGSGCYSLPSQPCNEVAPRIYVGNASVAQDIPKLQKLGITHVLNAAEGRSFMHVNTNANFYKDSSITYLGIKANDTQEFNLSAYFEKAADFIDQALAQKNGRVLVHCREGYSRSPTLVIAYLMMRQKMDVRAEDLWKQKA; encoded by the exons atgagaaaactgaagctcagagcaGCGCTGATGCTGCTCAAGACCCTAAAGCAG GGCCGGGCCGCCGCCATGGCGGGCCCGCTGGAGCTCTCGGTGCAGGATCTCAACGACCTGCTCTCGGACGGCAGCGGCTGCTACAGCCTCCCGAGCCAGCCCTGCAACGAGGTCGCCCCGAGGATCTACGTGGGCAACGC GTCTGTGGCACAAGACATCCCCAAGCTGCAGAAACTGGGCATCACCCACGTCCTGAATGCTGCGGAGGGCAGGTCTTTCATGCACGTCAACACCAACGCCAACTTCTACAAGGACTCCAGCATCACCTATCTGGGCATCAAGGCCAACGACACTCAGGAGTTCAACCTCAGCGCCTACTTTGAAAAGGCTGCAGACTTCATTGACCAGGCGCTGGCTCAGAAGAACG GCCGGGTGCTTGTCCACTGCCGTGAAGGTTACAGCCGCTCCCCTACCCTGGTCATCGCATACCTCATGATGCGCCAGAAGATGGACGTCAG GGCAGAAGATCTGTGGAAGCAGAAGGCCTGA
- the DUSP3 gene encoding dual specificity protein phosphatase 3 isoform X1 produces the protein MRKLKLRAALMLLKTLKQGRAAAMAGPLELSVQDLNDLLSDGSGCYSLPSQPCNEVAPRIYVGNASVAQDIPKLQKLGITHVLNAAEGRSFMHVNTNANFYKDSSITYLGIKANDTQEFNLSAYFEKAADFIDQALAQKNGRVLVHCREGYSRSPTLVIAYLMMRQKMDVRSALSIVRQNREIGPNDGFLAQLCQLNDRLVKEGKL, from the exons atgagaaaactgaagctcagagcaGCGCTGATGCTGCTCAAGACCCTAAAGCAG GGCCGGGCCGCCGCCATGGCGGGCCCGCTGGAGCTCTCGGTGCAGGATCTCAACGACCTGCTCTCGGACGGCAGCGGCTGCTACAGCCTCCCGAGCCAGCCCTGCAACGAGGTCGCCCCGAGGATCTACGTGGGCAACGC GTCTGTGGCACAAGACATCCCCAAGCTGCAGAAACTGGGCATCACCCACGTCCTGAATGCTGCGGAGGGCAGGTCTTTCATGCACGTCAACACCAACGCCAACTTCTACAAGGACTCCAGCATCACCTATCTGGGCATCAAGGCCAACGACACTCAGGAGTTCAACCTCAGCGCCTACTTTGAAAAGGCTGCAGACTTCATTGACCAGGCGCTGGCTCAGAAGAACG GCCGGGTGCTTGTCCACTGCCGTGAAGGTTACAGCCGCTCCCCTACCCTGGTCATCGCATACCTCATGATGCGCCAGAAGATGGACGTCAGGTCTGCCCTGAGCATTGTGAGGCAGAACCGTGAGATCGGCCCTAATGACGGTTTCCTGGCCCAACTCTGCCAGCTCAATGACAGACTGGTCAAGGAGGGGAAATTGTAA